The Manduca sexta isolate Smith_Timp_Sample1 chromosome 20, JHU_Msex_v1.0, whole genome shotgun sequence DNA segment AAAgtaataaccaaaaaatataatttaaggaaTCTAAAGCCTCAGCGTCTGTATTATaaattctgagtaaatgctcctcatattataaataatgattaataaactactggtggcaggtctcacacatgtgagagtctgcctgggtaggtaccaacgcaatgtctatttctgacgaCAAGCAGCAGTGCGTAGCCTACTagacataacaagacttaatatctcatgtgttaggatggcgaacgcagaggaataccaaacaatactttgtaatttaaagctTACCACCAAGCGAACAGCAAGcccatctcgtcattcaaagcaataaaaatacaaaagtcatgtTTGCTAACTATGCTCCcaagtaaatattaatcaaataagtaccATTTATATCACCTTTCATTCAATAAAAGGCAGCTTATATTTACTTGAGCACTATGAAAAAAATCGTTGCTGACTGACAGTCACTAAAATTGCTGAAGAAACTAccaattttatacattacatacgtctttatacattttatatagtgTTTCTCGACTACTAGCGTCTGCACGTCGCCTAAGCCAAATTAAACTAAACAGAATATTCCAGGAAGTCCTTGTTGGAGGTTCTGACATGACAAAATATAAGAGTGAAACCGcggtaaaatatacttaccttaTTGCTATTTATGTCACGTTGAACGTCAAAGAGCACAACTCTGAAACTTGCCGCGCAGTATTACAGCGTAATACAGAATGCTACTACGATGTTACCGAGAAGTGTTGTTTACTTTACACCAAACATACGCCTGTCTCGCATTATGATATATATAGAGTATCTAGttcgtttaataaaataaaatgttattttacctCCTTATTATAGCCGCATTAATAGTGGGGGCGCATCAACGCTGTGAAACATAAGATTTTGGATTCGATTTTACGGCGAGATACAAAAATGTCTATGAAAGTTCGAAAAAAcacttgataataatattatgcagtgatatttttttaaattttcgatATAATGATGACAGCCTCTATCCTTTCTTTTCGTTTCTGCTTTCATATGTAACAgatacaaatatgtttacagAGTTTTAATAAcgttattatatcaaaataatatgttaatataaaattcagaGCCTGTTTCCAAGTtacaactaaaatttattttacaattatcgtATATATCGGGATATAATGGTTACTATATACATTAGCTGTTTACAGCTAATGTATACTATATACATTAGCTGTTTACAGCTAATGTACATAGTAACCATTATATCCCATTTATTTGAGAGTATAGATAAGATTGTGACTGTTGTATTTGACcgatttatacatttaaattacaagtagcatttactcaaaagttataaaattcctccaaatccattcagccaTTTATGCGTTAACGTCTAACTGAACATCTTCATTTTCACcttaataatatgattacaaaATAGTAAGACGTACAAGCCATGGTCAGGTCGACTCATTTATAACTCCGAGTGGAAGGCGAGGCACTTGCGGGTGCAACCACTTCCTGTTCGGGGCATCGCCCGCCGCTTCCACCACTCATTAAGCAAGTCAATTGATACATCTTACCGTAGcgattagatttatttaattaacaggAACGTTGGGGATATTAACCTAATAATAATGCTAGTCATATGCAACGTCTTGTCGTTTCACAATATTCTGTATGATTAACTTACACAGTTCAAATGAGAACGAACAAGGCAGTTTTGtgggaaaaaaaatgttaaaatacaaaatataacatttgctttacaggtataaataaaaatattaattatttaaaagaaatattaaaattacataatgatGGAAACAAAACTACTactactaaaataaatcttccaatatagaatctaaatatcgatctaaatttatttatctatataatcgaatttatttgcaattttagaATCTGTTTAATTACGCCGCATCGTTCGCTTTCGAAAGCGAAATGAGCGATAAAAATTGATCGTGACGCGGAtcatattaacaaaatttaacaataaaatcaaagtGGTCGAGTTTAAACATGAAAGCATAGATTTTCGTTtaggtttaattaaatattgttatgttatcTTTGGGGATggcaaataaacaatttataaaattctagaGTGGTACCTACAGGTTGATTTCCCACCACAGGAAGTGATAGAAACGTGGCAGGCGGAAGTGGCAAATTTCCCCTGATATTCCGTACGGTCAATAGTTCCGATTACGGATTCGTTTCCCTAAATATTTGCAATGCTACCAAGAGTTGAATATCAGAATATTATGGGTATACATAAGCTATGTTAATCACTTTATTTTGCGTGACCCCCTTAATGGTTGCCGAGGTTTTGCTATCAAATAACATAAAGTATTGATTTACTAACCACCAAGTATGTATTCCTAAATCAACTTGCGCCATTACTAAGAGGGATGGGCATTGTTAATCCCATTGTGTTTACATCTCCCAGAACTTTGAATGTTTCTGTATCATAAGTATCTGAACTGAATTCAAGCCTTCGAAACAAAGAGAAATTATTAATTGAGTTAAAAGTAATTCGCCTTAAATTTATAACGGGCAGAGCAAACAACCCGtgtagaatttaataataaatttaaattatttcaattgttttctgtgtattacaattaatattgtattagttAGACTTTATCCCAACCGTTGACAGATTTTTTTCAACCGACCCTACTTCCAtaacattgtttaatttttttaaataaaacccaatcctttctattttttttaattcggtgCTACCCAATTAGTATATTAATCaaaaattaatagttttcaGTGAAAATGGCACAAGAACTAgcgtgtttataattaaataaagtaattagtCCCGTGCTCAGTTAGTAGTAAGTAGACCAACGGGGCCACGAACAGATCCAACTGTCGCGACGAGTCTCTTGATTACCACTTTCAACTAAATTATACGCTCATTTATAtagatgaaataaaactaccGAATGTCCACTTGATTTTTACACTTAATTCGTTTATTCAAAGTTTGTTATTGCGTGTACCCGAATCCAATGCTTTGTTACATTACGATTTTGTTTAGAAAGGCTTTTcgtaaattgataaatatttacccCAAATGGTCACagtttaggtttattttttatacttggtTGTCATCGTAGTAATGtcccttttataataattactaaaaaactgAAGGCAATATTTGATAAGACTATACAAGGGAATAATTAGGACCAATGCTCCTTTACGCAACAGTCGTAAGCGCTGTATTTGGTTGGACTTTTGGATCTCATCCAAAACTAAGTAGCTTCTAATTTACtggtgtattttaatataataatacctgaGTTACTTTACTGTGACAcgtttaattacttattaaagaaCTTTAAGCCCATAAAATAATTGAGCAATAacttacattgttatatttttcgaTCTTAACATCAAAAGAAAGTTACGCTATTTACATGAATCAAACAAAGATAACAGCACAacccatttatttatattaatattcataaacaacTCAAACCACTTGAGTGTGGGAATCTCATTAACACCGAAAAGTGACGATACTTTTCAACTCATCGCAGGCTTTAATTGGTGTAGCGCGATGACAGATCGGCATCTAATGAAAATGTAAAGTCGAAACTTGGCAAGTGAACTGTTGCTTATTTAGTTTCACACGACGGCGAGTAATGCATAATAAAGTTGTTAGTAAGCGCAGCGGAGTCTGGCTGCAGGCCAAAACAGTTTGTACAACCAGTGATTGCTGTTCGATGATAAACGCTTCTTTTGTTCCACACACGGTgctacatacaaaataatgtcCTTCGTGTCTTCCTAAACTATTTGAATACTTGAGACGAGAATCGGATGTGGATGATGTTTTAACGCCTACGAATACGGTTTAATGTTTTCTTACTATTGTTGTCCTTTATCGTTCATTTTCTACAtaaattgtttgtgtttttgtttatggaaatgtttttgaaataacAGGAGAGGGCAAATGATTATCATATTTTGTCTCATCATAATTTTAACTCCTTTACATGACGACTCGTTGAAAGTACCAGCTTATTATCTTAAGCAATAATGTACAGCTTAAACTAATATCATAACGAGAACAGATTGATTTCTTGTATATGTGTTTGTTATCTATaaactcaagaactactaagccgattaaaaaaaatctttcactaatagaaagctacgttacccctgagtgctataggctacttttatcctggaaatgAACGTTAACTCCCAAGacacgagcaaaatctagtaaatggtaaaatgaaatacttccaataaaacaattcaattccttttttaatttaaattccagATATAAAAAACATCAAGTCATAACTCTTAACGCAAGAATGAATTCAATCTAAAACTTGAACTCATCAAACATTGGAATCACAATCATGAGTGAGCGGAGTGCTGTACAAATCGTTGAAGACTACTATATTTCTTGTCGACTTGAAGCGTTAGATTAGAAGGCGCTACgatttaaaagatttattacGGCTATACTGGTTCGATTCGCAGCGTTTACTAAGCTTTTCAATAATGCTCCTTGCTTTTAttgaaacaacaaaattttaaaacattaacagAATAAGCCGatcactttattaatttatttaaaaaatcactaaGCGTCtttgtttatcttttataactaaatgtaaacattttatctgatcttggttttgtttttaaactgttTACTTTAATTTCGAACGCGACGTATCAAATGCGGATATTGAAAAATGCAATGGTGCAGCACATACCGTATTAACCTCGGATATGTGTCTATTTAGCAAcagtgaatttttatttatatattagataatatccgcaacatattttgtaagtctaataatataatggaTGCTTCGGAGCGCGCAGGCCCGAAAAGCTGACCAATTTTCCTTTTTAGTGCACGCCTTGATCAAAGGACGCCCGGCCAACCGACGACAAAATATTTCATCGcttcataaaatttgttatttctgACCGTTCAAGCAATCAAGGTCGTTATTTAAACTGCCCATAAACACTATTTCACTTAATCATCTTATACCACTACTACACTACACCACTACAGTGTTAAGTGGTTAATGTATTAagatctagatttttttttgaaaaactgGAAGGACATCTCGTAGCAAATGGCttaatgacaaataaaaagttgttatatggcaaacattttatttgttttataaaaatatttttttctttagacaTCCGGAGCACAATATTATTGATTGTATAATTCCCTTAAAGCTAAGACCAGGTCTTTGTGAGATTATAAATTCCGCAGTCCTTCTTTTTACAAACAAAGCAGTTAAtagtaaacatttatttctactcagttaataaaaagttattcttaatttaaaacaaaaacaaaccacTCATGTTGTCCATAAATGTAGCAGCCAAACCTTTTATATAGGCGCTGACTTTATcactaaacatatttaaattgtaatcgaCTAAGTACTGTAGCTCCCCTACTGACACTATAAGTGGAAACTGTGGTGATTGAACAAGTTCTTCGGATAcagtcttattatttttaacccagGGAAGCCATACGTACTCGCGAAGAGCAGGGTTAGATCGGTGGTCAAATTTCGGTTGCCGTCTTGGATTGAGTTGCGACCAATAGTATCGGATCCTTAGCACCATGTAACGCACAATTTCCGGAGCTTGCAACCACAAATCTTGAGATTCGAACGGATCTTCTGTTATGTTAAAAAGACACcctttttctaaaaaaaaaaaagtaatatttaattatacattctaaacaaataatgtaataatttcatattgcTACTACTAACCGTTCGTAGGTTTGCATATTCCTGAAGATAATTTTCTTCTTTGAAGCATATGCGAATTTAATTCATTTCTTTTCCTGATTGCTGCATCTACATCTAAATATATGTCTAAGATTTCTCTAAATACTTGAGCGGTTTCTGAATTCAACAACGCTCTTTCGTATGAAGGTGGCGGTTTTCGTAAACTAGTCCATAATTCTCCGTAATAATCACTTTTATCTGCATCTACATctccaataattaatttaaagtctCCGTCCCTATAAGCAGCCCATCCGTTCAGATCATCGATTGTAATCAAGGCACTAGTGCGTTTCGGAATCTCATCACTGATAAGCGCGTTCCATTGGTTAATACCGTCAATTTCTTGGATAATGTTGCCACCAGCAGCCGCTACCAGTGTAGGTAACCAGTCAGTAACATGGAATAATCCTGGCCAAATTTGTGGTATCATAGAATTTTGCCATACTATTGCGGTAGATTTAACAGCCCCTTCCCACGGTGTACCTTTAGTTCCACGTAGAGGATAATTTGatccataatttttaaaatccccAGTAGATGCAGCGCCATTATCAGAAATGAATATGAGTATTGTCGAGTCCAACATCTCTCTTTCAGCTAAAGCGGCAACGATACGACCGATGCTTCTGTCCAAAGAAGTCACCATACCTGATTATAGAAAaagaataaagattattttacgcggcattttattatgtattcgCATAAAATTCTTACATAAAATCAGTTCGGCAAGTTTTCgtgttagacataaaaataagtgCGTTTGAAGGAAGTTCCAATAAGTTAACGTTATTCTTCtgtgttttgttgttttatgcGCGCATATTTAGTTTGAACAAAGtaagtagtaaaatataatatctgcgaatataatataatttgtatgacaCAGTGACGATAAATgagttattgaaaatatttaaaataaggatAATCATATTTAGAGCCTGTTTCGCAACTTTTGAGCAAATACTAATCGTCACATAATTGTGTAAgctaacttaataaaaaaagtcacACTATAATCCGTATAATCtgtttagtaaaatttatttgaaacttgtggAACAGGtccttaatattatatttcaataagtaTAGCAGAGAAGCCCATCGTAACAGTCTGATAATCGCTCTCGTTAATGAGTGCCTgtagtatatataatatcaaatagcACCAGATactattaactataataaaaggCGCCGCTATAAGCAGgcgctataatattatttcataaaaataagtttttttttttttgaaaatagataaaattatttgttagcgcaatagaatatttcaacataatattactaacgAGAGTTATACATAATAGCAGTTTTTAAGAAAGAGTGAACTGTAAAACAGAGAATCGCTGGCCAGTAATCCAAAGCTATGTAAAACAAAACCATGTTGTATGTAATATTGCAATGTTTATCCACATTTACCTGCATATAGTTTCCGAGCAGGATGTGCTATATGAATATTTTCCTCAAGAGAATCTTCTGTTGCTTGGAGGTTCACCGAACCACCACCAACATGAGGCGCAGCATGAGCTACGTGTAGATATAATGGTGTCGAGGTATCGTGGTCccttattactaaaaaaaataatcatttaatggtacttttatgaaacgcttagaaaaaaaaatcgtcgTATTTCATTGAAGTAAACAGCACTCAAACAAAGCTTTCAAGTCtttcgaaatataatttaatttcttactcGATATTCATGATTCATAGAAGCAAGTAAATTAGgaacgttttaaaattaatatcaaaaatatcatcattCTCGAGACGAGAATACTTTCAAGAAAATTATCTTGCAAACAGTTCACCTGTAATTTCGAGCACTACACAGAAGTGCTTTATACTTAGTATCTATATATTCTCTACGAATCTAAATCTTAGATGTAAGAGACGTCTCTCCACTTACTTTGTACGGCGTGATTTGTAAGAACATCCGTAAGATAGCCCTTTTCCTTTTCAAATGGTTCCAAGTTATTGAAGAAGTCCAAACCGAAATATTCTGTGTCGTTAACtctctgtaattattttttatattaatgtaaggAAAATAAAGAATGATAAATTGACTTTTTAGTAATGTATTTGAACTGTGGACTGAGATTCCGTGTGCCATTCCCAAGTAGGAAAACTAAAACTTATGTTTGTGTTTTGGATTCAAAAAAACAGGAGTAGGACATTAGAATCTATAGATACATTATTTGgcataagaaaatattatttgtaacgcgtcgaaaaaaatataatatcaaaaaaaatattctatttcagAATAACAATAGATACGATTTTAAATAGCCCAAATAGTTTAATACGTTACTAATTATAACCGCAAATTGGTAGTTCACATCCAATGTATTTTACTCTACCAGATAATTGCGAAGCTTTTACGTCAAATGGATTGGGTTTCATTTTGTTGTTACATGGGTCAT contains these protein-coding regions:
- the LOC115444090 gene encoding arylsulfatase B, yielding MLPKLLYSFALIAITLAANKPHIVFIVADDLGRNDVSFHGSDQIMTPNIDIIGYEGIIIEQYYTDAEGTASRSALFTGKYSMRLGMQGVSISVAEDRGVPVSERLLPSYLQELGYTTHLVGKWQLGNSREDYFPTKRGFDTFRGFVSGGIDYNNYYHVERVNDTEYFGLDFFNNLEPFEKEKGYLTDVLTNHAVQIIRDHDTSTPLYLHVAHAAPHVGGGSVNLQATEDSLEENIHIAHPARKLYAGMVTSLDRSIGRIVAALAEREMLDSTILIFISDNGAASTGDFKNYGSNYPLRGTKGTPWEGAVKSTAIVWQNSMIPQIWPGLFHVTDWLPTLVAAAGGNIIQEIDGINQWNALISDEIPKRTSALITIDDLNGWAAYRDGDFKLIIGDVDADKSDYYGELWTSLRKPPPSYERALLNSETAQVFREILDIYLDVDAAIRKRNELNSHMLQRRKLSSGICKPTNEKGCLFNITEDPFESQDLWLQAPEIVRYMVLRIRYYWSQLNPRRQPKFDHRSNPALREYVWLPWVKNNKTVSEELVQSPQFPLIVSVGELQYLVDYNLNMFSDKVSAYIKGLAATFMDNMSGLFLF